A single genomic interval of Epinephelus fuscoguttatus linkage group LG22, E.fuscoguttatus.final_Chr_v1 harbors:
- the LOC125883030 gene encoding uncharacterized protein LOC125883030, translating into MEPSSPSSDDPPPSSCSQQPSVSTQPSLLPSASTQPSLLPSASTQPSLLPSASTQPSPLPSTSTPSPLLSPLLSPLSSPVSQMGQKRKRRNQDELFMKQLAEFHDKRLELHQKLAQDTRDECSRFGETG; encoded by the coding sequence ATGGAGCCATCGTCACCCTCCTCAGATGACCCTCCACCCTCATCCTGCTCACAGCAACCCTCGGTGTCCACTCAGCCATCCCTGCTGCCCTCGGCGTCCACTCAGCCATCCCTGCTGCCCTCGGCGTCCACTCAGCCGTCCCTGCTGCCCTCAGCGTCCACTCAGCCGTCCCCACTGCCCTCGACGTCCACGCCATCCCCGCTGCTGTCCCCGCTGCTGTCCCCGCTGTCCTCTCCTGTGTCACAGATGGGACAGAAAAGGAAGCGCAGGAACCAGGACGAGCTGTTCATGAAGCAGCTGGCTGAGTTTCACGACAAGCGGTTGGAACTGCACCAGAAGTTGGCACAGGACACCAGGGATGAGTGCTCCAGGTTTGGTGAGACTGGCTGA